The following nucleotide sequence is from Anopheles stephensi strain Indian chromosome 3, UCI_ANSTEP_V1.0, whole genome shotgun sequence.
AAAGACATCGTTTTCACGTGTTGCGTATAAACGTGGTAAAGAAATATAAACTGCTTGGTCATACGAAACAGGAAAACCCAACAGCAATCTCCACCGTGCTAGACACGGACTTGGGTAATGCCGTTTTTCAAACGGTACAAAGGAACTTCAAAATATTTTGCTCTACAAGGGGGagacaagaaacaaaaacagacaaTTACCCACCCATTTCTATTGCATTACACCGCTAGTGTGCAGTATGCGGACCAAAAACCCGTACCAAACTTGCATGCATATTGAGATGATAGGTACAAACAATGGACGGGACTTACCTAGCTCGAATCAAGTCATTGCGCAGCTGCATCTCAGTGTTCGGTCCCGCAATGACCGTCGTCATGTCCTGCAAGCTAGAGTTGGCACTGCGGAACTCTTGCTCAAAGATCAGCGAACTGCGCCGGCTGCTCTCCACGCTGCTGATCGTAACCGCCGTCGTGTTCTTTTCCTCCTGCAGCTTGCAGATCTCGTTCCGCAGATGATCattcttcttctgcatttcTTCGCTCATCTTCTCGGAAAATTGTTTCGCCTCTCGCAGCATATTGTTTTCCTCCAGCTGCATCGTCATGCGGCGCTTAATGTTGTCGACCAACTTTTGCTCCCTTTCGGCCACGAACTTGACGGTCGATTCTTCCTCCTGCAGTTTGTCGCGCAGCTCGCGGACCTCCATCTCCAGCCCGGCCCGCTGTTCCTTCTCTGCCTTCCATTTGGCGCGCAGTTCCGCAATCTTGGCATCGTACGTGGCGATCAGCTCCTGCTGGCTGCGATCCAGATTTTCCTTATCGGCCAGAAGCTTGTCTTTGGATTTTTTAAGCAAATCCTTATAATTTTCAACCGACGCCTGCAGATGCTCACATTCGTCCAGCCTTCCCATCAGCTCGGCAGACACTTCGCGCAGCTTCTCGTTGGCTGCGGCGAGTTCCGTCTTCTTTTCCGCCAACTGCCGTTCGTACGCCTGATCGGACGCTTGCTTCGATTTTTCCCACTTCTTGTACGTCTGCTTCACCACGTCGGCGATCGTGGCATCGTTTTTCGATCGTTCCTCCTTTTCGATTTTCAAACTGTTGCGCAGCGTCTTGTTCTCGGTGCGTGTGGCGGCCAGTTCGGCCGTCTTCTCCTTCAGCAGCTCTTTCATGCGTTCGAGCTCCTTCTTCGTTTCCTGCAGTATCTTGCTGTGTGCCGTCATGGTCACAATCTTACGATCCCGCTCGAGCACGTCTTTCTGCAAGCGATGGATTTCGCCACCGTGTTCCTTCAATCGACGCTCCTGCTCCTTCACCTTTGCCGCAAGTCTGGCCGCCTTCATGTGTTCATCCGTGTCCCGGTACATCCCTGCCGCATCCAGCTCCTCGTGCACGTAGCTATAGCCCAGGAAAGGAAGATCGTGGCCGGAAAAATCGTTCATGCGAGCAATGTTGTACGTGGGCTTCCGACCAAGCAACGCCTTACGCTTTCCCGTTTTATCGACATCGTCAAAGTTGGACGTATCGTCATCGCTTGCCACGGTTGGAATAATCGGGGGAATCATGTACCGCAGCCGATCCCAATTTAAATCCCCAAAGAACGGATGCCGCACTATGTCGGCGTACGAAATACGGTTGGACACGTTCGTTACTAGCCGGTCGAGCAGATCGCGGTAACTGGCGGAGATTGAAACGTGTGCCGGATAGGTGAGCTTCTTCGTAACACGCTTTTCGCAGTACTCCAGTATCTTTGAGTACGTTTCGTTCACGTTGTCTCCGTGGAAAGGTGTTTGTTCCGTTATGAACTCGTACCCAATGATGCCCATCGACCAAAAGTCACACGTAACGTCGTGTTTGGTGCTGCTTGTCGCTCGTCCCACGGTCGATAGTGTTTGCAGTACCTCCGGTGCAATATAATCCGGTGTACCGACCGGCATTGGGCTCGTGACACTTCCGTCATCATTGATAGCCGTCGCATTTCCAAAGTCGGCTAGCTTTAGATGTCCGAAACGGTCAAGCAAAATGTTTTCCGGCTTTATGTCCCGGTGCACGTAACCCATCGAGTGCAAACTGTGCAGGGCCGCCGTCAGTTCGGCCAGATAGAACTGTGCCAACTCCTCGTCGAACACACCGACGCGTATCATCAGGCTCAACAGATCGCCACCGGGTAAGAACTCCATGACCAAATACAGCCATTGTTGATCCTGGAAGGCGTACTGCAACGGTGTAATCCATTCCGAACGCCTTGTAGCCATGATGTCCCGTTCGGCTCGCACCTGGGTCGAGCTGACCGACtctttcgccatttttttcattGCGTACAGCTGTTTCGTGTGTCGCTCGGCCACAAGCTAAGGATGGGAAAGTATCATTAGCACTTTCATAGATGACACATTAATTCGGCCACCCGTGGTGTCCGTACTTACGTGGACCTCGCCAAAGTATCCCTTGCCGATGAGACATTTTACATCAAAATCCTGAACATTGACACGTCTTTCGCGCGTCTCCTGGATGATTGGGCGGTCTgtgaaacaataaaataaagccaACATTATTAGCATGCGAACTATGAAAcacaaaagggaaaagcaCAAGTCGGTACTTACATTTCGCGACAAAGTCAGCGATTTGTTTGTCCTTTTTCTTCACGGCGTCTTTGCTACATTCGTCGTACAGCACCAGCAACGAATCCAGCAAACCCTCCCGGCTGAGGGCCACTTCAAACAGATTGCCGTCAGCGGCTTCCTTCCCATGGGACGCAAGTGCGTCACCATTAGAGCGACCCAGAATCAAATCGTTCAGACGCGCCGTTCTAACGGCGATTGTCTTTTGTTCCTGCTTCTCGTACTTGGACATCGCGAACAAATGCGCGTagcaagcaaaaccaaacTAAATAACAAGCGTAAAGTACAAAAACACCTTCCAGCAAGGATGGTTTACAACGTTTCGAACATTTTCTGGCAAGCGGAAGGCAAAAAAGGAGCCAAAAAGGCTTTCTATTCTATCACAGCACACTTGCACGTCCTTTCGTGTTTATCGGTTGGCGCTTCGGTTTTCGAGACTCTGAAAAACCGTTGGCTTTGTCGATTGCCAGTGTTGCCAGATGGTGTCGCGCCTTTTCGGGCAACTGTCACCGCTCGATTTGACAAGCTGAATCGATGAAAGATTTCGCActatttttgtaattatttttcgatttgtttAATGCACTCAGCTAAACCAAAGCGCTTtgctaaaataaaaactaaacatCGATAGCAAAcgttgctttgttttcattttcattgcgAAATGGCAGCAacatttaacaaaacaaagttGAACAGAAATGCACTCCCTCTGTGCGCCAAATAATCGATCAAACCCATGCTGTCATAACCGTCAAGATACATCGAGCTGAGCgggtgttgttgttattgttccTGCTGGTATCGCGATCTCGCGCTGACAGTTTACCttccgtacacacacacacacctggatCCTGTACGTAGGCGAAAAGAGGCTACCTATATATGGGTTTCCTGCTTGCTTCTGTATAGCAAAACACCGTACACTCCTATCCGCCATGTTTACCAGACGACAGCAGCAGTCCTTTTAAGTTCCAAACAAAGTAGAAAACCGCTACCCGTCGAACCGAGCCCTACTTGTGTTGATAGCGAAACTCTGCAAAACGCTCTTTCGTGTACCGGGACGAACGTACACAAAATGCAGCTTCAAACTCGCTCACCTCCATTCCGTCCTTGCTGAGCTACTGCTGCGCCATCATCAACAGCCGAGCGTCATCGTAATGTATGTTAATGAGTTTCTGCATCTGCTGCTCCGTTCAGCGCACAGTGTCTTTGCCAAACAGCAGGTGTGAAAAAACAACGTTGATTCCGTATTTCAGTTGCATCCCCGTGCGCCAATCGATCGTGAAAGTGTAACCAACAACAAGGGAAAAGCCGAAGGAAAACAGGCTCGGATCCGTAGTAACCGCCGCAATCGTTGCTGTGTCGAGTGAGTCAAGTCCAACCAAACCCGTTCATCCAAGTATGCTCTCGAGAACAACAATCACGACAGCTGCGAGAACGTAGAGCATCGTCCGATCTTGTCGTAGAGTTGGAGTAGCTAAAAAGCGGACTCGTGCGATTCCGCTGGATACAACAGCATTCCGGAGCACCTGCAGCAACAAGATGAATCTACAGAACGGTAATAGCAACCGGGGTCTCCAGGGAAAGGATACAGCGAAACGATTCTCCATACACGATGCATTCGAGGAAGAAACGGACGAAGTTATAAAGGTGTACGGCTCGACCGTCATCAGTACACCGATGCGAGCAAAAGCCCGCTCGCCGGACGATGTGTCGATAAGAATTCACGACCAAAGGTAAGGCAGCCTGTAAATCGATCGCATCGATGCTTTATGCTTCCGCTTCCGGGTgttgtttctctctttctttcggggtggtagaagtagtagtagcatTAGCCAGTAGCAGAAACAAAGGAGGGACAATACGTAATTTACATATGCTACTTCGATCGATTATGTGTAGACTGACTGTATGTGGGTATGATTAGAATTCTCTCTGgtatctctctttttctccttctcgtTCTCTTCCTGTTCTTTATTAACTTCTTTGCCCTTCCTTGTCGCTTCGTCCATACTCGTGGACATCCTGGTGTCGGGTTGTTTTGTCTTCGCGTACCGGCAAACTGGACCGCTGCTGTAACTGTAATGCAAtgctaaaaaaacacacacacacacacgtatgctCTTACGCACATGTacacaaccaaacacacacacacgcgcgcgcgtgtaGTAATAGAGCCCATCTAAAATACACCGATGATACCACCTCCAGGGACAGTGATTCGCTGATACAAGAGTATGGTCACCTATCGTCGAGCGAATCGTACACCTACTGCTGGCGGCATCCAAAGGTGCGAGAAAACTGGCGCACAGTGCTGGCCGCTATTGCACTGCTGATCATCGGTACCGGCCTGATTGCGATGGGTGCGTACGCCCTGGTGGAACCACACAACGGATCACAGGCAGCGGTGTTTTTCGTGGCGGGCTTCATCTGTTTTGTGCCGGGTGCGTACCACGTCGTGTACATCTGGTTGGCGGCCCGAGGCTATCGAGGATTTGACTTCTATCACTTACCACTCTTCACGTAAGTGTATGGAATGGTCCTCTGGCGTGAAGCAAGTAGGGAGATAAGCTAGCAAGAGATTGGACAGTGCTGTGAGTACGAGGTAAGCGGAAGCGGACCCATCTGATAAGTGGCGGAGGTGTAGCAAAACTAAAACGATAACGATGCTTCCTTCGCAGGTATATGGTGGTCTCAATCGGCAACAAGACTTGAAATAGTTGATGGATACAATATGCATTGCTCTTGGGCTAGAGGGAAGAACCCATAGACAGTAGTAGAAACGAGCTTGAAATGGTCGATTCTAGCCGACGGCTTAggtaaacagtttttttttactatttgcTATTTACTACATTTCCATATAGAGCTCACATGGAATTTGCATCGTACGGGAAGCTTTTTTCATACAAAAATTTACACACCTTTAAACACACACGACCACTCACGCTCAAGTAGCGCGTgcgaaaacaaattgaaagtGTCGCCACATGTCGCTACACAGATTTGCTCTGTGATCCCGCATGCACCGTCCGATGCTGCTACGAGCGTCTTCCACGTAATCACTACTCAAACGAACACGTTTCTCTGCTATGCTAATATATAGGGAAagtataaattattcaaacgtATAGCAATCTTAAACGGTTGCACGACTGGTCTACCAGCGCTGCGTGTAATGTATCACAATATTCTTTTCCACTCGTCTTTCTGCTCCCCTAAAAGGACGATTCCTATTGCCAGTTTCCGGTTTGCATTATGTGCCATTCTCGTCATGCTTTATTTCCCGAGAGGAAATATTTTGCCTgaccatgatgatgattcaattaaaatagTCCTTTGCTTTGCATACGCTACCAAGCGCGCTGAGCGTGTCATATTTCACCAATTGCGAAAACCTTTTACAAATAGAGCAAACTCTAACACTACGACTTCAGCGAAAGTGGGGATGAAACACTGTCCATTGTTCAAGTGTTGAAAACTGAACACTACTAGCTCATACCGCTACTTATTATTAGTAAGCATATGAAAGTGCTTATACCGGAGAGGGTTCGAGGTGGTGGCGGCAGCTTATAGCTTTAGCATTTGCACAGGGACGACCTGGCTTAGGGGCTCAACTAGACACAAACGTGTAAGAAGTGTAAGCAAATTCGGAACCAATTTTTCTATCGAAACAATCACTTGGCAAACACAGGAAGCTaaaacggaaaaacaaaacgatagcatatacaacataaaaaaaaaacataaaagctCTCTTTAAAAAATGCTAAACGCGCAATCGATTGATAGTTAGATTACGGCTTCAGCTGCATTGATAGACACTCTCAATCGGGCCAGTTCATCACAATGTACCAGGTATTCTGGTGGTTTGGTGGCTTACTAGCTTAATAATAGAACTAAACGCGTTTATGTTTATTGATCAAAACACCCGCTTAACACAATAACCCGCAGCATCGGGCATCGGAGAGGAGACAATTTGATTCGTAACCgtcaactactactacttgtGATAAACTAGTGGAAAGAATGATACACGAAAAGtcagaaagagagtgagagaggggAAACATAATAATTAGAATcgaaaaacgaggaaaaactGGCGATTATAacaaagagagggaaagaaataGGGAGGGTATTATTGTGGTGTTGCGTTTACTATATCCCGTCTCGCCGGCATCCTGTTTATATGTATATTTAACACAACCATTTACGTTTTTCCCTTAACCTATCTGCTAGCATTTGAAGGCGTAAATGTTATGCTTTACGTTACTGTGAAAAGGAAACTTCGTACTAGAGGAGATCGGCTTTACTTTAGAAACATATACTTATACAAGCCCCGAAGTGACGATGTGACATACATTGTAGGCAAGTTAATGATCAGTTCGGTTGAGCTATCGATAGAAAAAGGAATCAAAATTAACgcaaaccccaaaaacaccGTGCGTAAAATGAGCTTTAAATTTCCCCCCATTATTGGCTAGCCacagcaaagagagagagagagagcaaaaacaaaaatggtagACGACAACGTTAGAatcgtttaaattaaaatttttgggAATACAATAAGCAATTGGGTATTGCTTCCGGGTGGGACTTGAACAAGTAATACTGCGGGTAGAAAAACAAGAGACAATTTTTATGCGTACACTTTACATGCACGATAAAATcagaaataaatttataacaacaaaaagaggACACTAGAAGAACGTTCGTTACGGTGGTGTGTAGTGTAAAAGCGACATATAAACCCGATTGGAATACTCACGCAGCGATAGTAATACAcataaaaaatcacacacacacacaccctttaTACGACACTTTCCTCAATCACAGTATATAAATGATAGAGCTAGAGAGCAAACAACCAACATTGGCTGGCGCATGTTATTCATATTCATCTAAAGTTAAGCTTAAATTTCATGGTAAAACAACAACCCGGGTTCGCTGATAATACCATCGGCAGGCTTTGTAAACATGAGATAGTGTGCGCCCTAGAGCTGCGGTGTATTTAAATGACTATTGTATTATTAGTACTTTGaataaacagttttttttaaaaaggaTCTCACAGCTGGGTGGTAAAATTGTGGTAGCGCCCCTCCCTCTGCCAATTTGAATTTGGCGCGAAATTGCTACACTTCCGTCCTAAGTCTCTAAAGGCCATTGGGTTGTTTGGTGTTGCGCTCATGACGTGACTAATCACATCATCCTTGTGGCCTCTGGTCGTAttgctttcctttcttcttcttccttggcactaccacctcgagaggtctctgctggccatttctggctttctgtgaattgattttacccgtattaaagtagtcagccctacggtctagatgggatttgaaccccggtcctgccgtgtgaagaccggcgccgttgtcgcccctgccaccggaccgccccatgcTGCTTTCCTTTCTATTCCTTTAACCTTTTCTTTAATCGAGGAGCATTTCTTGTCCATTTTCATTGTATGCATTTTGCATACATCATTACCAACTTCTCCAACAGCAAGAAAGTGTGAGCAAAATGCAAATTAAGTTACGTCTATACATGGTTTTGCTGCTCGTTTCACCTTTCGCATATTGCATGGAGCTGGCCTAGCCGAATCGTTGACTCTGGAGAAGGCATAGTTTCTCGTGACTGAGTCTTACTCTCCGAAACAGCTCCTCCAATCACAGCCGCACACCGGGTTAAGCTTTCACCGAACACCGCACGTGAAGCAATGCGGAAAATTACTGCAGCTGATTCGATTTGTCAGCAAATGCAGGACTCAAATTTTAGCAATCGTTATTTTATTGCCCTTCCAGAAAACGCAAGTAACCACCACTCCCCGCTGTGTTCGTTATGGGACTTGCGAGCAGCGTGCGAGTAAAAAAATGGATAGCGTGCAGTGCAAATCCTTCTCGTGCCAACTGACCACAGCCACCAGGGAACTGCAGGGCGCGGGCACCATGGGGGAAGCGAATTAATTATCAGAGCCGGAACCTGGACCTGAAACCTTTGCTCTCGATAATTCTACGGTGCTTGACGGAAGCATCGCGTGCTTGGTGATCATTGTGCTGTGCAAGCAGTGGCGCGTCAACGAAGGGAA
It contains:
- the LOC118514243 gene encoding transmembrane protein 134 isoform X2; translation: MNLQNGNSNRGLQGKDTAKRFSIHDAFEEETDEVIKVYGSTVISTPMRAKARSPDDVSIRIHDQRDSDSLIQEYGHLSSSESYTYCWRHPKVRENWRTVLAAIALLIIGTGLIAMGAYALVEPHNGSQAAVFFVAGFICFVPGAYHVVYIWLAARGYRGFDFYHLPLFT
- the LOC118514243 gene encoding transmembrane protein 134 isoform X1, with product MNLQNGNSNRGLQGKDTAKRFSIHDAFEEETDEVIKVYGSTVISTPMRAKARSPDDVSIRIHDQSNRAHLKYTDDTTSRDSDSLIQEYGHLSSSESYTYCWRHPKVRENWRTVLAAIALLIIGTGLIAMGAYALVEPHNGSQAAVFFVAGFICFVPGAYHVVYIWLAARGYRGFDFYHLPLFT